One genomic segment of Jaculus jaculus isolate mJacJac1 chromosome 2, mJacJac1.mat.Y.cur, whole genome shotgun sequence includes these proteins:
- the Pom121c gene encoding nuclear envelope pore membrane protein POM 121C, with the protein MSPAVEAAGVGERRWPIASAREGRGRGRGRGGPVGAALLGLSLVGLVLYLVPAAAALAWLAVGATAAWWGLSREPRGPRAAAASSTSSVVRDARRQRTLLASPPAKSVANGNLLEPRTPLGRPDPAEQLLMGSYLGKPGPPQPAPAQDSRELRDRTGRRLPARSPPPAPAARRVHHFHPALPTPLLRSPRRPSHRDCGTLSNRFVITPRRRYPIQQAQYSLLGALPTVCWNGGHKKAVLSPQNSRMVCSPVTVRIAPPDSKKMHSPLPDQMINSTLSSPSNNTPDPCAKETVLNALKERKKRTVEEEDPVFLDGQENKRRRHDSSGSGHSAFEPLVANGVPAAFVPKPGSLKRGLISQSSEDHLNKRSRTSSVSSLASTCTVGIPSSSRNAITSSYSSSRGVSQLWKRSGPTSSPFSSPASSRSETPERPAKKTREEEPCHPSSPPASPGTDKESQGEKVVDTTMKKQQNAWTSPCTPGSSGPRKRKIQLLPSRRGDQLTLPPPPELGYSITAEDLDLEKKASLQWFNKVLEDKTDVALNSVDETPPTTQPFTFALPTCSPPPLPASSADPLVESSKKMQEPPGPSSSDPVEAAAPSPPKTPSPTAVLVSSSPGPLPGTSSSHSKPTATFLGLSPASSLATLPDTKSPAAPQAEPTANVSAPPAPCPTPKPSMLFGMLTSPSPSLSSPAISAPSVASPMFKPIFDAVPKTESGSPLPTSSSVTAAATAASSSSLSTTASTSALAFNPVFGNLGSLPSVSLSAPFSLKQTTAPATTAAPSGPLFTGLATATSTVASSTTALASKPAFGFGVNTTASTSCSTVTSASQPLPFGGAAPVGASTSAPALASIFQFGKPPAASPASTGSSTSFSTAQAATGSTAGFSGFGSPTTAAASSQPTLTFSSIVPPTFNIPFGSSTKPTLPPYPGASPQPAFGSTEVSQQGTTKPALTPSFGSSFTFGNSVAAAPSPAPSSFGSTAQSAFGGLKASASTFGAPASTQPAFGSTTAVFSFGAATTQTTSSGTSTSVFGSSAPSPFTFGGSAAPVGSGGFGLNVATPGTSSASGAFNFGAGQSGTAGTATPFGGGLSQKALGAPSQSTPFAFTVANTPESKPVFGGTSTPTFGQSTSTPGVGATGSTLSFGASSTPTQGFVGVGPFGSAAPSFSIGAGSKTPAARQRLQARRQHTRKK; encoded by the exons ATGTCTCCAGCGGTCGAGGCGGCCGGAGTAGGCGAGCGGCGGTGGCCCATAGCGAGCGCCAGGGAGGGCCGGGGCCGGGGTCGGGGCCGCGGCGGGCCAGTGGGAGCGGCGCTGCTCGGCCTGTCGCTTGTCGGCCTCGTGCTGTACCTGGTGCCGGCGGCGGCAGCTCTCGCCTGGCTGGCCGTGGGGGCCACCGCGGCCTGGTGGGGACTGAGCCGCGAGCCCCGGGGtccgcgcgccgccgccgcctcctccacctcctcGGTCGTTCGCGACGCTCGGCGCCAGCGGACACTGCTCGCTTCGCCCCCGGCCAAGTCGGTAGCTAACGGAAATCTCCTAGAGCCCCGGACCCCCCTCGGACGACCTGACCCCGCCGAACAGCTCCTCATGGGCAGCTACCTCGGCAAGCCCGGCCCGCCGCAGCCTGCCCCGGCGCAGGACTCCAGGGAGCTGCGGGACAGAACCGGCCGCCGCCTGCCCGCCCGCTCCCCGCCGCCGGCCCCCGCTGCCCGGCGCGTCCATCATTTCCACCCCGCGCTGCCCACTCCTCTCCTCCGATCCCCCAGGAGGCCTTCCCACCG GGATTGTGGGACATTATCCAATCGGTTTGTCATAACACCCCGAAGACGCTATCCGATCCAGCAGGCCCAATATTCCTTGCTGGGGGCACTGCCCACAGTGTGCTGGAATGGTGGGCACAAGAAAGCAGTGCTGTCTCCTCAGAATTCTAGGATGGTGTGCAGCCCCGTGACTGTGAGGATTGCGCCTCCAGACAGCAAGAAAATGCATTCTCCATT GCCAGACCAGATGATCAATTCAACACTGTCCTCGCCATCAAATAATACCCCTGACCCATGTGCGAAGGAGACTGTATTGAATGCCctcaaagagaggaagaaaaggactgTGGAGGAAGAAGACCCAGTATTCCTAGATGGCCAGGAAAACAAGAGAAG GCGCCATGATAGCAGTGGGAGTGGACATTCGGCATTTGAACCCCTGGTGGCCAATGGAGTCCCGGCTGCTTTTGTGCCTAA GCCTGGCTCCCTGAAGAGAGGTCTTATTTCCCAGAGCTCAGAAGACCACTTGAACAAGCGATCGCGCACCTCCTCTGTGAGCTCCCTGGCAAGCACATGCACAGTTGGCATTCCCAGCTCCAGCCGCAATGCCATCACCAGTTCCTACAGCTCTAGCCGAGGCGTCTCACAG CTATGGAAGAGAAGTGGTCCCACCTCATCCCcgttctccagcccagcctcctcCCGCTCTGAAACACCAGAGAGACCAGCTAAGAAAACAAG AGAGGAGGAGCCatgccatccttccagtcctccAGCATCCCCGGGGACGGACAAGGAGTCCCAAGGAGAAAAGG TTGTAGATACGACCATGAAGAAGCAGCAGAACGCCTGGACCTCCCCCTGCACGCCTGGCAGCTCTGGCCCGCGAAAGCGGAAGATTCAGCTGCTGCCCTCCAGGCGAGGGGATCAGCTGACCCTG CCTCCACCCCCCGAGCTGGGTTACTCCATCACTGCTGAAGACCTCGACCTGGAGAAGAAAGCCTCGCTCCAGTGGTTCAACAAGGTCCTAGAGGACAAGACTG ATGTTGCCTTGAATTCAGTGGATGAGACTCCGCCTACCACTCAGCCCTTCACCTTCGCCTTGCCTACTTGCTCACCGCCCCCCCTCCCAGCTTCCAGTGCTGACCCACTGGTGGAGAgctcaaagaagatgcaggagcCCCCTGGTCCATCCTCGTCAG ACCCTGTTGAAGCAGCAGCCCCCTCACCTCCAAAGACACCGAGCCCCACGGCCGTCCTTGTCTCATCGTCACCAGGGCCCCTGCCAGGCACCTCTTCTTCACACTCCAAACCCACAGCCACCTTCCTGGGGCTGTCCCCTGCGTCTTCCCTGGCAACACTCCCTGACACCAAGTCACCTGCAGCCCCACAAGCTGAACCAACTGCCAACGTCTCAGCGCCCCCTGCCCCTTGCCCCACCCCCAAGCCAAGCATGCTGTTTGGGATGCTAACCAGCCCGTCCCCCAGCCTTTCCTCCCCTGCCATTTCTGCCCCATCTGTTGCTTCTCCCATGTTCAAGCCCATCTTTGACGCTGTACCTAAAACTGAGAGTGGTAGCCCCTTGCCAACTAGCTCCTCGGTGACGGCCGCAGCCACAGCCGCATCCAGCAGTTCCCTTTCCACCACAGCCAGCACCTCGGCCCTGGCTTTCAACCCCGTCTTTGGTAACCTGGGGTCACTTCCTTCAGTGTCCCTGTCAGCACCCTTCTCCTTGAAGCAGAccactgctccagccaccactgcAGCACCATCTGGTCCTCTCTTCACTGGCCTGGCCACAGCCACCTCCACAGTGGCATCCAGCACCACAGCCTTGGCTTCAAAGCCTGCTTTTGGCTTTGGGGTGAACACAACGGCCAGCACCTCCTGCAGCACGGTGACTTCTGCCTCTCAGCCCCTCCCCTTTGGGGGAGCAGCCCCTGTGGGCGCTTCCACCTCCGCCCCAGCTCTGGCCTCCATCTTCCAGTTTGGCAAGCCCCCGGCTGCCTCGCCGGCCTCCACGGGGAGCAGCACTTCCTTCAGCACTGCTCAGGCAGCCACCGGCAGCACTGCTGGCTTTAGTGGCTTTGGGAGCCCCACCACCGCCGCCGCCAGCAGCCAGCCCACACTGACCTTCAGCAGCATAGTCCCCCCCACGTTCAACATTCCCTTTGGCTCCAGCACCAAGCCCACGCTCCCACCCTACCCAGGAGCCAGCCCTCAGCCCGCATTTGGGTCCACCGAGGTGTCGCAGCAAGGGACCACCAAGCCAGCCCTCACCCCGAGTTTTGGCAGCTCTTTCACTTTTGGTAACTCTGTGGCCGCAGCCCCGTCACCGGCCCCTTCCAGCTTTGGCAGCACTGCACAGTCAGCTTTTGGTGGTCTGAAAGCCTCAGCCTCCACCTTCGGCGCTCCGGCCAGCACACAGCCAGCCTTCGGCAGCACCACAGCCGTGTTCTCCTTCGGAGCAGCCACCACTCAGACCACCAGCAGTGGGACCAGTACCTCTGTGTTTGGCAGCTCAGCTCCCTCCCCATTCACTTTTGGGGGCTCAGCAGCCCCCGTTGGTAGTGGGGGCTTTGGGCTCAATGTGGCTACCCCAGGTACCAGCTCTGCCTCTGGAGCTTTCAACTTCGGAGCTGGACAGAGTGGGACTGCAGGCACGGCCACCCCCTTTGGAGGGGGCTTAAGTCAGAAGGCCCTGGGCGCGCCCAGTCAGAGCACACCCTTTGCCTTCACCGTGGCCAACACACCTGAGAGCAAGCCTGTGTTTGGAG GCACATCCACACCCACCTTTGGGCAGAGCACCTCTACCCCTGGAGTGGGTGCCACGGGCAGCACCCTTTCCTTTGGAGCCTCCTCAACACCCACCCAAGGCTTTGTTGGAGTTGGGCCTTTTG GGTCAGCGGCTCCCTCGTTTTCCATTGGTGCGGGATCCAAGACCCCAGCGGCTCGGCAGCGACTGCAGGCCCGAAGGCAGCACACTCGCAAGAAGTAG
- the Trim50 gene encoding E3 ubiquitin-protein ligase TRIM50 has translation MAWQVRVPELQDQLQCPICLEVFKEPLMLQCGHSYCKDCLVSLSRRHLDAELRCPVCRQSVDGSSSPPNVSLARVIDALRLPGDAEPAVCVHHRNPLSLFCEKDQELICGLCGLLGSHQRHQVTPASTVYSRMKEELAALISDLKQEQRKVDEHIAKLVNNRTRIVNESDVFCWVIRREFQELHHLVDEEKARCLEGVKGHTRGLVASLDMQLEQAQGTRERLAQAEQVLEQFGRESHNEFIQKYHSMASR, from the exons ATGGCTTGGCAGGTGAGGGTGCCCGAGCTGCAGGACCAGCTGCAGTGTCCAATCTGCCTGGAGGTCTTCAAGGAACCCCTGATGCTCCAGTGCGGCCACTCCTACTGCAAGGACTGCCTGGTGTCCCTGTCCCGTCGCCACCTGGACGCGGAGCTGCGCTGCCCGGTGTGTCGACAGTCGGTGGATGGTAGCAGCTCCCCTCCCAATGTCTCCCTGGCCCGAGTGATCGACGCCCTCCGGCTCCCCGGGGACGCGGAGCCCGCGGTCTGCGTGCACCACCGGAACCCTCTCAGCCTCTTCTGCGAGAAAGACCAGGAGCTCATCTGCGGCCTCTGTGGCTTGCTGGGCTCGCACCAGCGCCACCAAGTCACGCCGGCCTCCACGGTCTACAGCCGCATGAAG GAGGAGCTGGCGGCCCTCATCTCCGACCTGAAGCAAGAACAGAGGAAGGTGGATGAGCACATTGCCAAACTGGTGAACAACAGGACCCGGATTGTC AATGAGTCCGATGTCTTCTGCTGGGTGATTCGCCGAGAGTTCCAGGAGCTGCACCACCTGGTGGACGAGGAGAAGGCCCGCTGTCTGGAGGGGGTCAAGGGTCACACGCGTGGCCTGGTGGCCTCCCTGGACATGCAGCTGGAGCAGGCCCAGGGTACTCGAGAgcggctagcccaggctgaacaggTGCTGGAGCAGTTTGGCAGGGAGAGTCACAACGAGTTCATCCAG AAGTACCACTCCATGGCTTCCAGGTAA
- the Nsun5 gene encoding 28S rRNA (cytosine-C(5))-methyltransferase isoform X1, translating into MGLYGTAAAVLAGVENRQGSLKGLVYSSNFQNVKQLYALVCETQRYSSVLDAVIASAGLLRAEKKLRPHLAKVLVYELLLGKGFRGGGGRWKAMLSRHQARLKAELARLKVHRGVSQNEDLLQEGSRSGPASQVPRYARVNTLKTCPEDAIDYFKRQGFSYQGQASSSLEDLRPLKGQQFLLDPLLPELLVFPTGTHLHEHPLYRAGHLILQDKASCLPAMLLAPPPGSHVIDACAAPGNKTSHMAALMKNQGKIFAFDLDAKRLAAMATLLARAGVSCCELAEKDFLAVLPSDQRYSQVQYILLDPSCSGSGMLSRQLEEHGAGTPSKARLSALAGFQQRALCHALSFPSLKRLVYSTCSLCQEENEDVVCEALQQSSGAFRLAPVLPFWPHRGLHTFPGAEHCLRASPETTLTGGFFIAVFERAEVQSSAPQTETLVPEGTSGPAPRRKKRRRKAAAAADGTCTPPHM; encoded by the exons ATGGGGCTGTACGGGACGGCGGCCGCGGTGCTGGCGGGCGTAGAGAACCGCCAGGGTTCCCTCAAGGGCTTGGTGTATTCCAGCAACTTCCAG AACGTGAAGCAGCTGTACGCGCTGGTGTGCGAGACGCAGCGCTACTCCTCCGTGCTGGACGCCGTGATCGCCAGCGCCGGCCTCCTCCGCGCCGAGAAGAAGCTGCGGCCGCACCTGGCCAAG GTGCTAGTGTATGAATTGCTGCTGGGAAAGGGCTTTCGAGGGGGTGGGGGCCGATGGAAGGCTATGCTGAGCCGGCACCAAGCCAGGCTCAAGGCTGAGTTGGCCAGGCTCAAGGTTCATCGAGGTGTGAGCCAGAATGAGGACCTGTTGCAAGAAGGATCCAGGTCTGGCCCAG CCTCCCAGGTGCCTCGGTATGCTCGTGTGAACACTCTCAAGACCTGCCCCGAGGATGCGATTGATTATTTCAAGAGACAAGGTTTCTCCTACCAGGGTCAGGCTTCCAG cagcctggAGGACTTGCGGCCTCTTAAAGGGCAGCAGTTTCTCCTGGATCCCTTGTTGCCTGAGCTGCTCGTGTTTCCTACAGGGACACATCTCCATGAGCACCCACTGTACCGTGCCGGCCACCTCATTCTGCAGGACAAG GCCAGCTGCCTCCCAGCCATGCTGCTGGCTCCCCCACCAGGCTCTCATGTCATTGACGCTTGTGCCGCCCCTGGCAATAAGACCAGTCACATGGCCGCTCTTATGAAGAACCAGGG GAAGATTTTTGCCTTTGATCTGGATGCCAAGCGGCTGGCAGCCATGGCCACACTGCTGGCCCGCGCTGGGGTGTCTTGCTGCGAGTTAGCTGAGAAGGACTTCCTTGCAGTCTTGCCTTCAGACCAGCGTTACAGCCAGGTCCAGTACATCCTGCTGGATCCTTCGTGTAGTGGTTCTG GTATGTTGAGCCGGCAGCTGGAAGAACACGGGGCAGGTACACCTAGCAAGGCGCGCTTGAGTGCCCTGGCAGGGTTCCAGCAGCGAGCTCTGTGCCACgcactctctttcccctctctgaaGCGCCTTGTCTACTCCACATGTTCCCTCTGCCAAGAGGAGAATGAAGATGTGGTCTGTGAGGCTTTGCAGCAAAGCTCAGGGGCCTTCAG GCTGGCCCCGGTCCTACCCTTCTGGCCCCACCGAGGCCTGCACACATTTCCAGGAGCTGAACACTGCCTCCGGGCCTCCCCTGAGACCACGCTCACAGGTGGCTTCTTCATTGCTGTGTTTGAACGGGCAGAGGTGCAAAG CTCAGCCCCCCAGACTGAAACACTGGTACCAGAAGGGACTTCTGGCCCAGCcccaaggagaaagaagagacgGAGAaaagcagccgccgccgccgatGGCACCTGCACGCCACCACACATGTAG
- the Nsun5 gene encoding 28S rRNA (cytosine-C(5))-methyltransferase isoform X2, translating to MGLYGTAAAVLAGVENRQGSLKGLVYSSNFQNVKQLYALVCETQRYSSVLDAVIASAGLLRAEKKLRPHLAKVLVYELLLGKGFRGGGGRWKAMLSRHQARLKAELARLKVHRGVSQNEDLLQEGSRSGPASQVPRYARVNTLKTCPEDAIDYFKRQGFSYQGQASSLEDLRPLKGQQFLLDPLLPELLVFPTGTHLHEHPLYRAGHLILQDKASCLPAMLLAPPPGSHVIDACAAPGNKTSHMAALMKNQGKIFAFDLDAKRLAAMATLLARAGVSCCELAEKDFLAVLPSDQRYSQVQYILLDPSCSGSGMLSRQLEEHGAGTPSKARLSALAGFQQRALCHALSFPSLKRLVYSTCSLCQEENEDVVCEALQQSSGAFRLAPVLPFWPHRGLHTFPGAEHCLRASPETTLTGGFFIAVFERAEVQSSAPQTETLVPEGTSGPAPRRKKRRRKAAAAADGTCTPPHM from the exons ATGGGGCTGTACGGGACGGCGGCCGCGGTGCTGGCGGGCGTAGAGAACCGCCAGGGTTCCCTCAAGGGCTTGGTGTATTCCAGCAACTTCCAG AACGTGAAGCAGCTGTACGCGCTGGTGTGCGAGACGCAGCGCTACTCCTCCGTGCTGGACGCCGTGATCGCCAGCGCCGGCCTCCTCCGCGCCGAGAAGAAGCTGCGGCCGCACCTGGCCAAG GTGCTAGTGTATGAATTGCTGCTGGGAAAGGGCTTTCGAGGGGGTGGGGGCCGATGGAAGGCTATGCTGAGCCGGCACCAAGCCAGGCTCAAGGCTGAGTTGGCCAGGCTCAAGGTTCATCGAGGTGTGAGCCAGAATGAGGACCTGTTGCAAGAAGGATCCAGGTCTGGCCCAG CCTCCCAGGTGCCTCGGTATGCTCGTGTGAACACTCTCAAGACCTGCCCCGAGGATGCGATTGATTATTTCAAGAGACAAGGTTTCTCCTACCAGGGTCAGGCTTCCAG cctggAGGACTTGCGGCCTCTTAAAGGGCAGCAGTTTCTCCTGGATCCCTTGTTGCCTGAGCTGCTCGTGTTTCCTACAGGGACACATCTCCATGAGCACCCACTGTACCGTGCCGGCCACCTCATTCTGCAGGACAAG GCCAGCTGCCTCCCAGCCATGCTGCTGGCTCCCCCACCAGGCTCTCATGTCATTGACGCTTGTGCCGCCCCTGGCAATAAGACCAGTCACATGGCCGCTCTTATGAAGAACCAGGG GAAGATTTTTGCCTTTGATCTGGATGCCAAGCGGCTGGCAGCCATGGCCACACTGCTGGCCCGCGCTGGGGTGTCTTGCTGCGAGTTAGCTGAGAAGGACTTCCTTGCAGTCTTGCCTTCAGACCAGCGTTACAGCCAGGTCCAGTACATCCTGCTGGATCCTTCGTGTAGTGGTTCTG GTATGTTGAGCCGGCAGCTGGAAGAACACGGGGCAGGTACACCTAGCAAGGCGCGCTTGAGTGCCCTGGCAGGGTTCCAGCAGCGAGCTCTGTGCCACgcactctctttcccctctctgaaGCGCCTTGTCTACTCCACATGTTCCCTCTGCCAAGAGGAGAATGAAGATGTGGTCTGTGAGGCTTTGCAGCAAAGCTCAGGGGCCTTCAG GCTGGCCCCGGTCCTACCCTTCTGGCCCCACCGAGGCCTGCACACATTTCCAGGAGCTGAACACTGCCTCCGGGCCTCCCCTGAGACCACGCTCACAGGTGGCTTCTTCATTGCTGTGTTTGAACGGGCAGAGGTGCAAAG CTCAGCCCCCCAGACTGAAACACTGGTACCAGAAGGGACTTCTGGCCCAGCcccaaggagaaagaagagacgGAGAaaagcagccgccgccgccgatGGCACCTGCACGCCACCACACATGTAG